In one Brevibacillus composti genomic region, the following are encoded:
- the hprK gene encoding HPr(Ser) kinase/phosphatase — MRKTKVSHLMDQFHMKLLSGEEGLGREITVTDLSRPGLQLAGYYSYYAEERIQLFGLTEINFLRTLGRGEKLDRMRFLMQDKTPCICVARNLDVPEEVLQVSNERGLPVLQSSLATTTLVGKVTNFLENRLAPTTTIHGVLTDIYGVGVLIMGASGIGKSEAALELVKRGHRLVADDAVEIRQTQGEQLVGSAPELIQHLLEIRGVGIINVMTMFGAGAVRNVKNIAMVVQLELWEPHKQYERLGLDEEKIKIMDTEIPIITVPVRPGRNLAVIIEVAAMNFRLKRMGYNAAVHFTKKQSDMIFEDTDSDL; from the coding sequence GTGCGGAAGACAAAAGTAAGTCATCTGATGGATCAGTTCCACATGAAGCTGCTCAGTGGCGAGGAGGGACTGGGAAGAGAAATTACCGTTACCGACCTGAGTCGTCCCGGTCTCCAACTGGCCGGCTATTACTCCTACTACGCTGAGGAGCGCATTCAACTGTTTGGGCTGACGGAGATCAATTTCCTGCGGACCCTGGGCAGAGGGGAAAAGCTGGACCGGATGCGTTTTCTCATGCAGGACAAGACTCCCTGTATTTGCGTGGCCCGCAATCTCGATGTGCCGGAGGAAGTGCTGCAGGTCTCGAATGAACGCGGCCTGCCGGTATTGCAGTCTTCGCTGGCGACCACGACGCTCGTGGGAAAGGTCACCAACTTTCTGGAGAACCGCCTGGCTCCGACCACGACGATCCACGGGGTGTTGACTGATATATACGGCGTAGGCGTGCTGATCATGGGGGCGAGCGGGATCGGCAAAAGCGAGGCGGCCCTCGAGCTGGTCAAACGAGGGCATCGGCTGGTAGCGGACGATGCGGTGGAAATTCGGCAGACTCAGGGGGAGCAGCTGGTCGGAAGCGCTCCGGAGCTGATTCAGCATCTGCTGGAGATCCGCGGCGTGGGCATCATCAACGTGATGACGATGTTTGGCGCGGGTGCCGTCCGCAATGTGAAAAATATCGCGATGGTGGTGCAGTTGGAGCTGTGGGAGCCGCACAAACAATACGAGCGCCTCGGATTGGATGAAGAAAAGATCAAAATCATGGATACGGAGATTCCGATCATTACCGTTCCGGTTCGTCCCGGCCGAAATCTGGCCGTGATTATCGAAGTGGCTGCGATGAACTTCCGACTGAAGCGGATGGGCTACAATGCTGCGGTCCATTTCACCAAAAAGCAATCCGATATGATTTTTGAGGATACGGATTCCGACCTGTAG